The window ACCTCGCTTGGTTTTCGCTTTGAGAATCGGCAACATTCTTGGTGAACTGTGAGGTTGTGGTGACAGCAAAATCTAATATTACAGAGGTTTTGAAAATATTTAACAATTGACAGAATCAATAACGCTTAACCGTTTAGGTTGACGCTTATATCCCCTGAGCTAAAGACTCAGTGGTTTTACGCTTCTTCCTATAAAATAACAATAAATACTAACCTGCTAATAAAAATAGTTTTGAATTATTTTTCCTCTATAATAGAGAAGAAATTATACTTTTTCTATGCTGCTGATTCTGTACTCAGCATATTTCTCAGGGTTCGGGCTTTTGTTTTCTGTCCTTCCCCCTGAAACGGTCCTCTGTCTGTTCTAATTAATTGATCTCTATTGCTACAGGACTTTCTTCAGGGCAGCGCCTGAAGGTAACCTCAAGCACTCCATTTTTGTAACTTGCTTTTGCACTCTTCGGGTCCACGAGGACAGGGAGTTCTACGTCTTCCGAATATTCAGACAGCCCAATTACTTTAATTTCAAGGTGCTGAGCGGTAGCGTGCAGCAGGAGGTCTTTCTTTTCAACCTCCGGTAATTCTACAAGTATATTTACCGTGTCCTCATTTTCAAATATGTCAATTAAAGGCTCTTTTGTTTCTGAGGAAAAGAAGTTCTCTTCATTTTGAGAGTATTCCGGAACGTTTCCGAATTCCCGGAGTTCAGTATCTTCCCCCGGGCGATGAATGATAGAAAACCCGTAAACAAAGGGAACGGACTCTCCCATTTCTTCCATGAGGGCTTCGATCATATCTTCCAGGTTATCAAAAAGTTCAGACCCAAAATCTTCAAAGAAATCCTTTCTTTTTCTTGTGCCCACCATATTACCTCTGATTTTCCTCTCGCTCCCAAAAATCACTCTATATCGATTGAAGTTCGGGAACTGGACTCCAGCCGGTTAAAGGTAACTTCCAGCACACCATTTTTATATGTGGCTTTAGCACTCTGGGGGTCCACCTTTACGGGCAGTTCCACACGTTCGGAATATTTTGGATTCCCACCTAATGTTTCGATGTCAAGTATTAAATCAGTTGCGTTCAGTTGAATGTTTTCTTTCTCGATGCCCGGCATCTCGGCAATCACATGGACTGTTTCCCCGGTTTCCAGTACATCAATAAGGGGTTTTCTTATGTCAAGAGACTGTTTTTCTCCGGTTTCCGCCTGCTCAAACATCGGGATATTCCCAAATTCCCGGATTTCAGGCTCTTCCCCTGACCGCTGGGTAATGGAAAAACCGTAAACAAAAGGATGCTGCCCGAAGTTATCCATACTCATACCCATAGCTCTGCTAAGGCGCTCGAACATTTCGTCCATATCCTTAAGGGGGTCAATTCCGAATATTTCATCGAAAAAACTTTTTTGTCTCCTGTCTCTGTCCATCTCATCACATCATTATTAAGTTATGCGTCTTGAGTTTCTTAAGTGAGTACTACTCAAATCAGTAAGGCTATTAATTGGAGTGGGTACTTTTCCACAAAAAGTAAAAAGGCCGGAATTTACCGGCATGTCAGACAAAGCCTCATTCGGTCTGCAGAAAACTCAGGACTTCTTTTTCCTCTCTTTCCTTTTCCTGTTCTTTTGCTTCGGAGGATTCTTCCTCAAACTCAGTTGCATACCTGGCAAAGAGTTCGGCACTCTTTTCATACACACTCAGAGTTTCTCTGGATGTTGTAGGCTTTACACGGCGGATTGCTTTTTCAAAGTGTTTTTTGAAAATTCGGACAGATCCTACCTTTTCCTGGATGTCTTTTCGGTCAATACCCGGAGTGACTATTTCCCTGAGAGCGAGCATTGCCGCTTCCCTGCAGATGCCTTCGATATCCGCACCCACATACCCCTCGGTCATTTCAGCAAGTTCAGAAAGGTTTACGTCTTCTGCAAGAGGTTTTTCTTTTGTGTGAATCTCAAAGATCTTCTCCCTGCCTTCTTTTCCAGGAGGCTTGATATAAATAAGCCTGTCAAAACGGCCAGGCCTCAGAAGAGCCGGGTCTACCATATCCGGCCGGTTTGTAGCAGCAACTATGATTACGTCTTTGAGTTCTTCTACCCCGTCAAGTTCTGTAAGGATCTGGCTTACCACTCTTTCAGAGACGTGGGTATCGGAAACAGAGCTTCTTTGAGGAGCAATTGAATCAATCTCATCAAAGAATATTACAGTCGGGGCAGACTGCTTTGCTTTTCGGAACGTTTCCCTGACTGCACGCTCGGATTCGCCCACATATTTACTGAGCAGTTCCGGACCTTTTATACTTATAAAATTGGCATCACTTTCACTTGCAACAGCTTTTGCAAGCATTGTCTTGCCCGTGCCCGGAGGCCCGAAAAGCAGTACACCTCTCGGAGGTTTTATACTGACAGCCTTGAACATTTCCGGAAACTTGAGGGGCCATTCCACAGATTCGATAAGTTCCTGTTTTGCATCCTCAAGTCCACCTATATCATTCCAGCCCACATGCAGAACTTCAACGTAGACTTCTCGCATAGCCGAAGGCTCTATGTTCTTCAAGGCTTCCCTGAAGTCCTCCTTCGTAACCACCAGGTTGTCAATGATTTCCTGTGGAATATCCTCTTCTATATCGATTTCAGGAGTGATCCTTCTGAGGGCATGCATCGCGGCTTCCTTGCAGAGAGAGGACAGGTCAGCTCCCACAAAACCGTGGGTCACATCTGCAATTTCACCAAGATTCACTTCATCTTCAAGAGGCATACCTCTGGTATGGATCAGAAGAATCTGCTTTCTGCCTTTCCGGTCAGGAACTCCAATTTCAATTTCCCGGTCAAACCTTCCGCCGCGGCGGAGAGCTTCATCAATGGAATTCGGGCGGTTTGTGGCAGCTATGACCACAACTTCTCCCCTGGACCTGAGTCCGTCCATCAGGGAAAGCAGCTGGGCAACGACTCTTCGTTCCATTTCTCCGGTTACTTCCCCGCGTTTGGGAGCAATGGAGTCAATTTCATCTATGAAGATAATGGACGGGGCATCCTTCTCAGCCTCTTCGAAGATCTCACGGAGTTTCTGTTCACTTTCCCCATAATATTTGGAAACGATTTCAGGCCCGCTTATGGTTATGAAATTGGCATCAGTTTCACTCGCAACTGCCTTTGCAATCATTGTCTTGCCCGTTCCGGGGGGCCCGTGAAGAAGGACTCCTTTTGGAGGCTCGATCCCAAGCTTCTGGAAGAGTTCAGGGTGTCTCATTGGCAGCTCAATCATTTCCCTGACAAGCTGGATTTCCCGCCTGAGCCCCCCGATGTCCTCGTATGATATGCCTTCCAGAGTCTTGATTTCATCAATTGATTTTTCCTTAATAACAATTTCAGTGTCTTTGGTGACGACAACCGGCCCTGCAGGTCTTGTAGAGGCTACAACGAAAGTAAGGGGATTATTTACAGTTTCAACCCTGATCTGCTGACCTTTATTCAGAGGTCTGCCTTCGATTATTCTCAGAATGTAATGGGCGCCGCCCACAAGCCGGACAGGCTGGGACGGAGCAAGTGTGACCCTTTGTGCATGTTTTGCCTCGACCTTCTGGACCGTTACTTTGTCATCAATCCCAACCTTTGCATTGCTGCGCAGGTTTCCGTCTATTCTGATCCTGTTTTCCTGCCCATGCTCGACGTTAGGCCAGACAATTGCATAAGTCCTGGATTTACCCGAGATTTCAATAATATCTCCGCTTACAATGTCCATTTGCTGCATCAGATGGGTATCAATTCTTGCAATTCCCCTGCCCACATCTTTATGATAAGCCTCGGCTACTCTCAGATTCATTTCTTCAGTCATTTATTATCAACCCCGGTCTCACATACTCTCCAGTACTGCTGGTTATTTTGAATTGTGTATTCAACAAATCCTCTTTCTGCAAGGTCCATAAGGTTAGACGTTATAATGTTAGGGTGAAGCCGCAGGTTATAGCAGAGGATCGCCACTGTGCCCTCATTTTTCAGAAGCTCGAACAGGAGCTCGCATTCTATAGGGTTTCTGGCAACCTCTTCAACTGAGTCCAGGCATCTGTCCATCAGTTCCATATATTCAACCTGTAGCTGTTTCTGCATTTGCACAAGCTCTTCCTGCCGTGTTTTAAGTTCCCTGAGCTTGTCGCTCAGTTTCAAGAAGAAGCAGGACGATTCATCTCTAGCAACAGTTTCTTTCTTCTCGACAGCAGATTTTTCCCCTTTATTCTCCCTGTCAAAATTAATGTCCTGAAGAGACATTGTGTATGCATAAGGTGATACGGAAACCTCAAGCCTTATGTTATTTGCAATATTGAAGTACTTGCGCCTTTGATCATCCACACTGAACTCGATCATTCCTGCCTGTTCTAACAGGCTCAGATGACTGATAATCGCCTTTGGTCCGACCCCCAGCCTGCCTGAAATTTCACTGACATAGCAGGGGCGGTTTGCAAGAAGCTGAATTATCTTCCTGCGGTTTTCATTCCCCAGGATGTCAAGTAGTTTTGCTGGGTCCATTTTTTTCCTCTGGTAATTATTGAAATTTTATAATGTATAATTAGCGATATGATTTGAATTTTGTTTTTTATATATTTTTGGGACAATTATTAGAATGTATATTTACTTTTAACCCATATTAAATAGTAGCTCAGACCCTTTCTACAGTTTGGGTGAATTGTTACCATCCTGCTACTAAAATCTCCGGTAAAGAAAATTCACGGATCTGTATGGCAGAAGTTATCGAAAATCTCTTGCCCGAATACAAACTACCAGGCGTACACGATAGTTAGTAACCATTAGTTATCGCTAATGATATATTAGATTTCCCATAACGTCAACAATATTAAAAATTATCCGGGAATTAGCATAAATTTTCCAGTAGTCCCAGCTTTTTCAGTAGAACCATCGTCTGCATAGATGAAAACTCGTTTGTTAAAAAAGATAAACGATAAAAAAACGAAGATGAGGCAATTAAAATAAATTACTGAGCAAGGAGAAAAAATACTTTTGTAAAATGTTTTACTTTTTAGCTCAGTGAACTACCTGCACCTGTCTTATGATTAAGGCGAGGAAGGGGATTTCACACTGTGCTTCCATGCTCTCAGAGTTAAAATGCCTTAATCATCAAAACTTCATCCCCGTAATTTGAGGTTTCAACTGTGACTTTCCAGGCGGGATAATATTTAGTTTGACCTTCATATCTGTAGGGATAAGTGTCAAAACCGTTGAAATAAACAAATTTGACATCGGTGATCCTGACCCTTCCCAGTGAAAACCTCGGCAGATTACCTTTCTGAGTGACGAAGTTTCTGTTTCTTACTTGCTGGATTATGTATTTGCCCGAGTCGTTGAAATCCACTGTTTGGAAACTTGCTATTTGCAGGGATTCCAGATCTACAGCACCATCAGTTAAGTTCAATCTGCTTGCTTCGATCTCATTCTGATCGGTTAAATTAAATCTGCTTTCTTCAATCTCATTATTCGAGACAAGGATATAAATTTCTCCTGGGTATCTGTTATTATAAGACCCGTGATTATAAGACTCACCTGGGTTAATAAAACTGACATTCAGGATGCTTGAGGAAGATTTCCCCTGATACACCGGGAGCTGATTTACAGCTATTGAAGGAATTTCAGTGTCAATGGTGACTCTTTGATTTGTGAGGGTGTTCCATATCTGCATAGTATTTTTGTAAGGCATATCCTCTTTCATGGGAGGATAATAATTAAAAGTCTCATAGAAGAAAGGAAGAGCACAGTATAATACTACCATACCAATAATGATTGCAAATACACCTTTTGCTTTTTCCTGCATATGTATTAAACCCCCACAGGCAGATCCAATTCCTGTTGCCATTGGATATCCGGATGGTCTATGAGGTTAATATGCAGCTTTTCAGAAGAACCGGGCTTGTTTGCATAGTCAGCCCTTAATTCCTGTTCAACGGTAAAATTGCTTTTCAGAGTAATCTTATACCTGTAAATTCCAGGTTCCACACAAATCGCAGGAGACGAAATTTCATTGCCCGGATTCAACGAGTCTGGAGAATATTCCTTGAATGAGTCATCATTAAAATTAATCTTATTAAGATGCACCCCAGAATATTTAGAAGTTTTAACTTTGCTATTGTCATCGGTTAAAACCAGAAATCCTGGAAAAGCAGCCAGATTAAGGAAAGCCACACGTACTGTTATTGTACTAAGCAATTTCATTCGAATCCCCCAACATGGAGATGACAAAAAACAAATTCTCCAACCATAAATGAATCTGCGCTCTTCCTAAAAGAACTTTGTCATTTTAAGTAATACGTTTGTACGTTTGGCCCTCGACGCCAATACAAAATTCAAAAAAACAACGGAACCACATAAATAATTATAAAAAGTTGTACTAATATAATGTATTATTAAAGAGAGTTGAAGAGTTTAGAAGAGATGTTGATAATGGAAAGATTGACAAAAAAATAATCAGATTATCTCTGTTTTTTTGATTTAGATTTTGATTTGTCTTTTTGTCTTTCCTTCTGCTGGTTAAAAACAGAGGGCAAATGGAGGGCATATGAACCTTCCTCCCTGATTGCCATAACAAGTTCTTTTCGCTCTAAAAGGGAATCGAGATTTAGTTCATAAGAGCCAGGGCCGAGAATCCTTACGGATTCCACTCTCTCCCCTTCCGTTTTGTTTTCATTTTCAGACTGCTGCCCACGATCCTGAGTTTCGGATGCAAGGGCCTCGTCAATATTCCTGACAACCTCGTCCAGAGAAGTGTCTAGATCCAGTTTTTGTTCTTCCAGAGCGGGTCGTCCGGGGTTTTCCAAACCTTCAGGCTCTATTTTCACATAGAGGAACTTATTCCAGCCGCAGGTTGGGCAGCCACTGAGGATTACAGAATCCCCGTCTTCAAAAATGGTTCCGCATCTGGTACATCTATGGGGCATGAGTTCACCGGTAATCAATAATATGAACTTAATTGCTGCAAGTTTTATAACCGTACAGTAAATAGTTTTTGGATACATGTCTTAAAGTGATATTAAATAGGTAACTTAAACGGGTGCTTTAACGAGCTATGAGATTTACTCTTATACGAGATTGATACTTATATCAGTATACCTTAAATGGTCTCTTAAATAAATACCTTTAATAAATATGTATACTTGTATTTACGACTTTTTTTAATATTAGTAGTTTTGACGAAATATTTGCTTTCGACAGGAGGACTTTTTACCCTTACCGGTTGCCAACCTCCTTCTTAAAGAAGTTTCCAGTACCCATTCCCATCAATGACCTCATAACTGGTCCTATGGATTCGAACCATTTCTTCCAGAACTTCCGGAAGCCTGCCGGGTTGGGTGATTTCAAAAACTACGGGGTCAAGAGCATGGTTTACGTAGAGGCTGTGTTTAAGACCTTCAAGACTCCAGAGTTTTTTAGGATATTTTCTCATGCTTTTTGTCAGAATGCTTATCATGTCTTCCAAAAAATTCCAGGGATAGACAATCCAGGCCCAGTCTTCAAGCCGCTCTCCCACATAATCAGGCTCGATTTTAGAGCTTCCCAGGTATTGTAAGGAAGCGGTTCGAACTTCCCTGGGGTTCTTGCCTTCTACGTAATTCTTAGCACTGATCATACTTTCCCCGGTATCAGTACTTCACCAACTCGTAAGCAGTGATTCTAATATCTATTTTTCGACATAATACCAAAATTATACATATCTGAATTATTTTATTCACAACCTATGGCTAAGACAAAACACAAATCAAAAAATATTGATGTTTGTACTTTGGATGGAGCCAAATGTATAAACCCCGTTGTAAAATTGCTTGTTAAACATGTTCCAATGTTTATCAGATCAAGCCAAACTCCTAATCAATTTTTCAAGATCCTAACGTCACTGGCTATCCAAAAGTTATCCATTCACTCAATTCAAAGTCCAGGTTCAAACATACCCAGCGAAAACTCATTACATCATAATCTTAAAAAAATCGACATCGAGCAGTTAGAAACCGTAAATCACCTTATGCTTGCTGAACAAGTTAAACCTTTCATAATACCTGGCAAAAAGTATGCATTTGCTATTGATCTTACAGATGATCCTTACTATGGGGAAAAGAATGGAGATTATGTTGTTGGTGGAAAAAGAAAAGCATCAACTAACCGCTTTTTCTCATACGCAACGTGTTATCTAATTGATGGGAATAGGAAGTTTACAATTGGAGTTATTCCAAAAAAAAGAAAATGTTAATGATTGATTTCGTAACTACACTCACAGAAATTATTTGTGAACTTGGGGTCAAAGTAAAAGTTCTGTGTATTGATCGCGAATTCTACACACGTGCAGTGATGAGATATCTCCAGTCAGCGAAGATTCCATTTATTGTTCCTGTTAAAGGTTCAAGGGAAACAGATGAAAGGAACTGCTACAAGTAAAAAAAATCATGTTGCTTTGAGTATGTTATGTCTCCACAAGGAAAAGAGCCATTAAACCTCAATATTGTAGTCTGTGTGAATTATTTGAAAGGCAAAAAAGATAAAAATGGGTTAGAAATTCATGCCTTTTCAGTTGGTGGTTTTACAGATCCAAAAAAAGTCTCAAAAATGTATGAGCGAAGGTTCTCAATTGAATCTTCTTACCGAATCCGCAATACATCCAAACCAAAGACTTCGTCTAAAAAACCTGAAGTACGCTACCTTTATACGATTATTTCGTTTTTAATCCAAAACCACTGGGTAACATTACAGTGGAAATACTTTGTGAAAAGACAAACTGGTCCAAAAATTATTGATGAGGACAAATTTCGTTTTGATACATTTAAAATGATTTCGTGGAGCTACTTAAAAAGGTTGTTTCGAATCCCAGATGGGGTGGTTACTCTAAGCAATATTACGTACGACTGAATACAAAAAGGCATTTAACGTAGTTTGATTTGGAAGATACAGTAAAATAGTTATAGCGTAGCATATAGATTTTTAGATGTCAATGGCCGTAAAATACGAGCTGATTCTATGTGTTTGAGGTAATTTCAACTGGAAATTTTTTATTTCTCCAGCCAATTCCAACTTGAAACTAATATTGTGAAAGAGAATATCAAGGCTTAACACTCAGTTATTGTAAAAATGACATAAGTACATGAGATCTTGCTGATAATTCAAGTCAATTGGGGAAGTACTGGGTATCTACAATGTCATCTACGATAAGCACTTTTTTGCCTTCCATTACATTGTTTGAGAGGGGGTATCTTATATAGGGTTCACCAGTATCAATAGCTGGAGTCCCTATGTAGTGCTCAATTTTCAGACTGGACAGGTCATCGAGCCCCAGAAAATCACACAGCACCCGCCCAGCAAACCAGCCTCCTCTTGCAAGCGCGATAATAACATCCGGCTCATACCCCGAATTTTTGATTTCTCTGGAAATGTTTCGGCACAGGTTGTAAATGTAATCCCAGTTCGTAAGCACACATCTAAACGATTCTATGTAAAACCCTCCCGGATCCGGAACCCGATACATTACAAGGAAATTTGCTGATTAGGGAGCACTCATTTCCAGGTTCTACCTTCGAGATGATATAATTCAGACCATAGGCTTTAAGTTTTCTTATCTTGTTAAAAAATGGTTTGGAAAATGACTAAAAAAGAAATGCTTTAAAAACAGATTTAAAAACCTTGCCGGTTTAATTTGATGCAATTAAAAGATTATTTCAAATAAGGATTTAAAATAAAGACCTTTAAATTACAGACTTTCAATAACTATTTCCGGAAAAACAGACGCCTTTTCGAAAACTTCATGCATTCAGGAGAGTCAAAAATAAATTTTTCAGTAGAAAAGGGAGTCTGGAAAGTGAGTACAATGGGTAAAATACTGATAGACCTGCTCTTTATGTCCCAGAAAAGAAGGGATCTTATGCTCTTTCTCAGAGACGGTGGGAGAACACTGGAAGAGATCGTAGATGTTCTTAATGTTACCCCGACAGGGATGCTTCCCCAGATCAAAAAATTAAAAGAGGAGTTTCTGGTTTTGCAGGAGGATAAGGAATACAGGCTTACCCCTCTGGCAGAAGTTCTGGTCGAGAAAATGCAACTCCTGCTTGACACTCTTGAGGTTATTGAGGAACATAAGAATTTCTGGCAGGAGCGTGATCTGAGTGGTTTGTCTCCAGCCTTTCTTGAGAGGCTTAATGAATTAAAACCTTATTCTATTGTAAACCCTACCCCTGATAAAATTTTTGAGACTCCTGCAGTGTTTCTGAAAAACATGGAAAAATCAAAAAACATACTTTATTTATCTTCGATATTCCATCCGGCATTTCCAGAAACGTTTCTGAAAACTGAAAATAGCGATGCCGAAATTACCCTTATAGTAACAAAAAGAATTTATGAAAGGCTGAAAAGCGACTTTAGGAAAGAACTGAAACTTTATCTGAACCGGGATAAAAAGCGCCTTTTTGTCTGCGCTGACGAAGTAAAAATAGCCATGCTGACAAAAACTGAACATTTCATGATGGCTGATTTCCTTACGTGGAAAGGAGCCTATGACCAGGAGAGTATCATAAGCTTTGAACCTGCTCCTTTGAAATGGGCTGAAGACCTTATTCTCCATTATAAAGAGCAGGCTCAGGAGATTAAGGAGTGAACTACCCCTCCCTAAAACTTTCGCTTAATAGCTCAAGTTTTTGAGGGAGGAGCTTCCTGCTTCATACTAGGCAATTACCGTTTTTTCCTGGTCCACAGGCTCAAACTGTAGTCCCTACAGCAATTTTCTTAATGTTAATAGCGGCGTTAATGTCCCGATCATGCAAAGTTCCACATTCAGGACATTGCCACTCTCTAATATCTAAAGTTAATTCGGAATTATGATAACCACAAACATTACAATTCTTAGAGGAAGGTTCAAACATTCCTATCTTTATTATTGTTTTTCCAACCCATTCAGCTTTATACATTAACTTCTGCACAAAAGAGTACCATGCTGAATCTGATATTGCTTGCGCTAATTTGTGGTTTTTAATCATTCCCTTCACATTTAAAGTTTCAACAGCTATTGCTTGGTTTTCGCTTATTAACCGATTTGAAACTTTATGCTGAAAATCATTACGTTGGTTACTTATTTTCTCATGAATTAATGCTAATTTCCTTACTGCTTTTTTCCAGTTATTCGATCCTATTACTTTCCTTGATACTTCCTTTTGTAAGAATTTCAACCTATGTAATGAAGCTTTCAAGAATCTAGGGTTATCTATTTTTTCCCCATTAGAACAGGCGGCAAAAGTATTAATCCCTACATCTACTCCTACCATTGTAGCATGAGTATATTCTTGTTTTTCAGGAAGTTTTTTTCCATCCTCAGTTAAAATACTGATATAATATTTTCCTGTAGGAGTTCTGGAAACAGTTACAGTTCTCAGGAATTCAGCATTATTATCATGTTCTATAATATCGTTTTCCAGTTCCATTTCCTTGAAAAGCTGTCTATGCATCTTAACTTTAATCCAACCCAACTTAGTCAAAGATATTTGGGAAGTTACAAAGTTAATACTATAGTGTTGAGGAACTTGAAAGGAAAAATGATGATCTTTCTTGTATTTCTTTTGAGGATACCTAAATTCATCTTTAAAAAAATGATTGAAAGCAGAATTAAGATTTCTGCTGGCTTGTTGTAAGGATTGAGTATTAACTTCTTTTAAGAATGGGTCTATTTCTTTCAAAACTAAGAGGTAATTATTAAGTTCAAATTCTGATAGACTTATTCTGAATTTTTTATACATTAACGATTTTAGTTCAAGGAGTTTATTATAGACAAAACGACAGCTACCAAAGTGTTTTTCCATAAGGGCTTTTTGCTCTTTATTAGGGTAAATTCGGAATCTGTTGCCTTGAAGCATCCTTATAATATACTATTTATAACTATATGAAGATCTACGAAATTATTATCTTCGGATTGTGAGGAAGTTGACGCTCTCATCTCCCACTTTGGGAGATAAATCATGGAAAACAGATTCTCGAGAGAAGGCTTAATCTCAAAATATATTTTCCCGTCTTTACAGGCTAAGAAATATCCAGACTTTTCTTTCCAGAGGTCGCCGACTTTATATCCGGAAGTATTGCAGTTTTCGTAATCAAAAACCCTGATACTGAACCCCAGTCTGTACTGGCTGTTTTTATTTAACTATCCTACTCATTTAGAACATCTACCTTTCTTCTCACCTAATTCAGCCGTAATTTCAGTGCCCTATAAGCCTTTGCTCGACATGGAGTCGTTTGAATTGATTGAAATTGTCGTTGATTTTCCGGGGCAGAGGGCATAATGAGGTTGTACTTTTATCGATGTGCAGATCTCTTTTTCTCACGTACTATTTATTCTTATTATGATAACATTTGATATTATGAATTAAACAAAAAGTATTAAATAAAAGTTCCTAATACATAATATATGTCTCTGCGAACAGACACAATATCAGAAAATGCCTCCTTCCTAAATCAATGAACAATACCCGCAACGCTGGATATTCCTCACCTGTAAGTGCAGGCAGGTGGGGAGTTTCAGATGTAAGGGTAGATAATGAACAATTCTGGTTCTCTAATTATTCCAGCACAGAATATCGACACAATGCCAAAATCTAGTGATGAACATAAAATTAAAAATCACTAGATTTTGAAAATGGTCACAATCTTTTGAACGTAATCTATTGATTGATGCCGGAAGATCTCGAATATTTAGTTTGACTGAAGCCTGAATTCGTCCTAGAAATTCAAGATATCAATCAAAAAATGCAAAAATCACTGGATTTTGGAACAGAGTCGAATATCTTTCCCTTTATATTCTGGTTTTTTTTCTAATAATAGTGTTCAAAAAATGGTGTTCAAAAAATGGTGTTCAAATGGTGTTCAAAATTGTAATTAACTTGTGAGTTGACCAGATTTCATTCAGGTTGTCCCTGAATAATAATATCTTCCTGTTTATCATGGACAACTGGCTTTTTTCAAATCTAAATTTTCGCTGTTGTCCTATTTTTGAAGGAAAATCTCTTTTCCATCGACAATTTTATAAAATAGCGGTTTATATATTTTGAGTGCAATAACTTTATCTTCCGTTTTTGTAGATATGTTACGCTTTACATATCTGGAAGTTGCAAGGTTTCGGCTGGTGGTCCTTTTCGGTCC is drawn from Methanosarcina lacustris Z-7289 and contains these coding sequences:
- a CDS encoding helix-turn-helix transcriptional regulator — translated: MGKILIDLLFMSQKRRDLMLFLRDGGRTLEEIVDVLNVTPTGMLPQIKKLKEEFLVLQEDKEYRLTPLAEVLVEKMQLLLDTLEVIEEHKNFWQERDLSGLSPAFLERLNELKPYSIVNPTPDKIFETPAVFLKNMEKSKNILYLSSIFHPAFPETFLKTENSDAEITLIVTKRIYERLKSDFRKELKLYLNRDKKRLFVCADEVKIAMLTKTEHFMMADFLTWKGAYDQESIISFEPAPLKWAEDLILHYKEQAQEIKE
- a CDS encoding Zn-ribbon domain-containing protein, which produces MPHRCTRCGTIFEDGDSVILSGCPTCGWNKFLYVKIEPEGLENPGRPALEEQKLDLDTSLDEVVRNIDEALASETQDRGQQSENENKTEGERVESVRILGPGSYELNLDSLLERKELVMAIREEGSYALHLPSVFNQQKERQKDKSKSKSKKQR
- a CDS encoding Hsp20/alpha crystallin family protein; translated protein: MVGTRKRKDFFEDFGSELFDNLEDMIEALMEEMGESVPFVYGFSIIHRPGEDTELREFGNVPEYSQNEENFFSSETKEPLIDIFENEDTVNILVELPEVEKKDLLLHATAQHLEIKVIGLSEYSEDVELPVLVDPKSAKASYKNGVLEVTFRRCPEESPVAIEIN
- a CDS encoding RNA-guided endonuclease TnpB family protein: MLQGNRFRIYPNKEQKALMEKHFGSCRFVYNKLLELKSLMYKKFRISLSEFELNNYLLVLKEIDPFLKEVNTQSLQQASRNLNSAFNHFFKDEFRYPQKKYKKDHHFSFQVPQHYSINFVTSQISLTKLGWIKVKMHRQLFKEMELENDIIEHDNNAEFLRTVTVSRTPTGKYYISILTEDGKKLPEKQEYTHATMVGVDVGINTFAACSNGEKIDNPRFLKASLHRLKFLQKEVSRKVIGSNNWKKAVRKLALIHEKISNQRNDFQHKVSNRLISENQAIAVETLNVKGMIKNHKLAQAISDSAWYSFVQKLMYKAEWVGKTIIKIGMFEPSSKNCNVCGYHNSELTLDIREWQCPECGTLHDRDINAAINIKKIAVGTTV
- a CDS encoding ArsR/SmtB family transcription factor, whose protein sequence is MDPAKLLDILGNENRRKIIQLLANRPCYVSEISGRLGVGPKAIISHLSLLEQAGMIEFSVDDQRRKYFNIANNIRLEVSVSPYAYTMSLQDINFDRENKGEKSAVEKKETVARDESSCFFLKLSDKLRELKTRQEELVQMQKQLQVEYMELMDRCLDSVEEVARNPIECELLFELLKNEGTVAILCYNLRLHPNIITSNLMDLAERGFVEYTIQNNQQYWRVCETGVDNK
- a CDS encoding CDC48 family AAA ATPase, whose product is MTEEMNLRVAEAYHKDVGRGIARIDTHLMQQMDIVSGDIIEISGKSRTYAIVWPNVEHGQENRIRIDGNLRSNAKVGIDDKVTVQKVEAKHAQRVTLAPSQPVRLVGGAHYILRIIEGRPLNKGQQIRVETVNNPLTFVVASTRPAGPVVVTKDTEIVIKEKSIDEIKTLEGISYEDIGGLRREIQLVREMIELPMRHPELFQKLGIEPPKGVLLHGPPGTGKTMIAKAVASETDANFITISGPEIVSKYYGESEQKLREIFEEAEKDAPSIIFIDEIDSIAPKRGEVTGEMERRVVAQLLSLMDGLRSRGEVVVIAATNRPNSIDEALRRGGRFDREIEIGVPDRKGRKQILLIHTRGMPLEDEVNLGEIADVTHGFVGADLSSLCKEAAMHALRRITPEIDIEEDIPQEIIDNLVVTKEDFREALKNIEPSAMREVYVEVLHVGWNDIGGLEDAKQELIESVEWPLKFPEMFKAVSIKPPRGVLLFGPPGTGKTMLAKAVASESDANFISIKGPELLSKYVGESERAVRETFRKAKQSAPTVIFFDEIDSIAPQRSSVSDTHVSERVVSQILTELDGVEELKDVIIVAATNRPDMVDPALLRPGRFDRLIYIKPPGKEGREKIFEIHTKEKPLAEDVNLSELAEMTEGYVGADIEGICREAAMLALREIVTPGIDRKDIQEKVGSVRIFKKHFEKAIRRVKPTTSRETLSVYEKSAELFARYATEFEEESSEAKEQEKEREEKEVLSFLQTE
- the hsp20 gene encoding archaeal heat shock protein Hsp20; translated protein: MDRDRRQKSFFDEIFGIDPLKDMDEMFERLSRAMGMSMDNFGQHPFVYGFSITQRSGEEPEIREFGNIPMFEQAETGEKQSLDIRKPLIDVLETGETVHVIAEMPGIEKENIQLNATDLILDIETLGGNPKYSERVELPVKVDPQSAKATYKNGVLEVTFNRLESSSRTSIDIE